The Geobacter sp. genome has a window encoding:
- a CDS encoding hydrogenase 2 large subunit (involved in hydrogen uptake): MAKRITIDPVTRIEGHLRVDCELDNGHVSKAWASGQMWRGIELILKGRDPRDAWLFTQRICGVCTTVHAIASVRSVESALKMEIPLNAQYIRNIMIAAHAIQDHIVHFYHLSALDWVDVTSALKAEPRKVASLAQEMSSWSLNSSQEFARVQEKLKGFVGSGQLGIFANGYWGHPAMRLSPEVNLLACTHYLQALEIQRKANIIISILGAKTPHIQNLAVGGVANPINTDSPSTLSLERLYYVKTLIDELGDFVNNVYFTDVCAIGASYRDWTAYGAGVTNYLCVPEFPLDTKGTVFELPGGYIPAGDVGRFSPIRNFEDESFVKGVRESVKHSWYKGDWNRHPWEEETEPGYTDFLEDEKYSWVKAPTFRDAPAQVGPLANVLCLYAAGHEATRKYTDKALATIGRLSGASVSIEALHSTIGRHAARGVRAAVLYETLERQWQLLMDNIGKGDTRTFNQPEFPKGEVRGVGFHEAPRGVLSHWIVIADKKIKNYQAVVPSTWNSSPRNAKDAPGPYEASLVGTPVAVPEKPLEVLRTVHSFDPCLACAIHMVDKENTEIVSVRAL; the protein is encoded by the coding sequence ATGGCAAAGCGAATTACCATTGATCCGGTCACGAGAATAGAGGGTCATCTGCGGGTGGATTGCGAGCTGGACAATGGCCATGTCAGCAAGGCATGGGCTTCGGGGCAGATGTGGCGCGGCATCGAGCTCATCCTGAAGGGGCGGGACCCCCGCGATGCATGGCTCTTTACCCAGAGGATCTGCGGGGTCTGCACCACGGTGCACGCCATCGCTTCGGTCCGTTCCGTGGAGAGCGCCCTGAAGATGGAGATCCCCCTGAATGCCCAGTACATCAGGAATATCATGATCGCTGCCCACGCGATCCAGGATCATATCGTCCACTTCTACCACCTGTCGGCCCTGGACTGGGTCGATGTCACCTCCGCGCTCAAGGCGGAGCCGCGGAAGGTCGCCTCCCTTGCCCAGGAAATGTCCAGCTGGAGCCTCAACAGCTCCCAGGAGTTCGCCAGGGTCCAGGAGAAACTCAAGGGATTTGTCGGGAGCGGCCAGTTGGGGATTTTCGCCAACGGCTACTGGGGGCATCCTGCCATGAGGCTTTCCCCGGAAGTCAACCTGCTCGCCTGTACCCATTACCTGCAGGCCCTTGAGATACAACGCAAGGCGAACATCATCATCTCCATCCTGGGGGCCAAGACGCCGCACATCCAGAATCTGGCAGTGGGGGGGGTGGCAAACCCGATCAATACCGACAGCCCGTCGACCCTGTCGCTGGAGCGGCTCTACTACGTCAAGACCCTGATAGACGAGCTGGGCGATTTCGTGAACAATGTCTACTTTACCGATGTCTGCGCCATTGGCGCCAGTTACCGGGACTGGACCGCGTACGGCGCCGGTGTGACCAACTACTTATGCGTCCCCGAATTCCCGCTCGACACCAAGGGGACGGTCTTCGAGCTGCCAGGTGGGTATATCCCCGCCGGGGACGTGGGCCGGTTCTCCCCCATCAGGAACTTCGAGGACGAGAGCTTCGTCAAGGGGGTCAGGGAAAGCGTCAAGCACTCCTGGTACAAGGGGGACTGGAACCGTCATCCCTGGGAGGAGGAGACCGAGCCGGGCTACACCGATTTCCTCGAAGACGAGAAATACTCCTGGGTAAAGGCCCCCACCTTCAGGGACGCCCCTGCCCAGGTGGGGCCGTTGGCCAATGTGCTCTGCCTCTATGCCGCGGGGCATGAAGCGACACGGAAATATACCGACAAGGCGCTTGCCACCATCGGCAGGCTGTCCGGCGCTTCGGTCTCCATCGAGGCGCTCCATTCGACCATCGGTCGCCATGCTGCCAGGGGGGTGCGAGCGGCAGTGCTGTACGAGACCCTGGAACGGCAGTGGCAGCTCCTCATGGACAACATCGGCAAGGGTGATACCCGAACCTTCAATCAGCCGGAGTTTCCGAAGGGGGAGGTACGCGGGGTCGGTTTCCACGAGGCTCCCCGTGGCGTGCTTTCCCACTGGATCGTCATTGCCGACAAAAAGATCAAAAACTACCAGGCCGTTGTTCCCTCGACCTGGAATTCGAGCCCCAGGAATGCAAAAGATGCTCCGGGCCCCTACGAGGCATCCTTGGTCGGTACCCCTGTGGCGGTGCCGGAAAAGCCGCTGGAGGTGCTCAGAACAGTCCATTCCTTCGACCCCTGCCTTGCCTGCGCCATCCACATGGTGGACAAGGAAAACACAGAGATCGTTTCGGTCAGGGCCTTATAG
- a CDS encoding hydrogenase maturation protease, with product MNVLVMGVGNLLLQDEGAGGKAVEEFARKYRVPPGVEILDGGTSGIELLQYIQGRDLLILVDVIRSGNPCGTLTRFEGQHVPALFRDKISPHQLGISDLLAVCQMTDAMPEKVVLFGIEPKSLDTGLTLSDEVAANIGRLADLVAEELRLFGVKVEPYS from the coding sequence ATGAATGTTCTGGTCATGGGGGTCGGCAACCTGCTGCTGCAGGATGAAGGGGCAGGCGGCAAGGCTGTCGAGGAATTCGCGCGCAAGTACCGGGTCCCGCCGGGGGTTGAGATCCTGGATGGCGGCACCAGCGGCATCGAGCTGTTACAGTACATCCAGGGGCGGGACCTCCTGATCCTGGTGGATGTTATCAGAAGCGGAAACCCCTGCGGAACCCTTACCCGGTTCGAGGGGCAGCATGTTCCGGCCCTGTTCCGGGATAAGATATCGCCCCACCAACTGGGGATTTCCGATCTGCTCGCAGTCTGCCAGATGACCGATGCCATGCCGGAAAAGGTCGTGCTGTTCGGCATCGAGCCGAAATCGCTGGATACCGGTCTGACGCTATCGGACGAGGTAGCCGCCAACATCGGCAGGCTGGCTGACCTGGTGGCTGAAGAGCTGCGTCTGTTCGGCGTAAAGGTTGAGCCGTATTCCTGA
- a CDS encoding cytochrome C, with the protein MRGTKRQIIAAIMVALCVIAGSAFAAQGTGKLKVQIPVAPEMYASTPQPLTASQCGQCHPSLYANLKDNGGKHRFDCQKCHTAFHVYNPKKGNYDAIMPKCANCHTDPHGPKVTDCAGCHSNPHAPKKIAITTKLTGACVQCHPGPQEQLTKFQSKHTKVACTKCHTSHGYIPSCFNCHKPHHEGQKLDTCTKCHPVHRPLQITYEKDTPAVTCGSCHKKAFGDWKKTPSKHGKVNCAVCHHGKHKYVPKCTECHPAPHAKGILDRYPNCLTCHINVHDLPVGAKK; encoded by the coding sequence ATGAGAGGAACAAAAAGACAGATCATTGCGGCGATCATGGTGGCCCTCTGCGTTATTGCCGGATCGGCATTCGCTGCCCAGGGGACCGGCAAGCTGAAGGTGCAGATTCCGGTAGCGCCCGAGATGTATGCCTCTACGCCGCAGCCACTGACCGCCAGCCAGTGCGGCCAGTGCCACCCGAGCCTGTACGCGAATCTCAAGGACAATGGTGGCAAGCACCGTTTCGACTGCCAGAAATGCCACACCGCATTTCACGTCTACAACCCCAAGAAGGGGAACTACGACGCGATCATGCCCAAGTGCGCCAACTGCCACACCGACCCGCACGGCCCGAAGGTGACGGATTGCGCCGGCTGCCACAGTAACCCCCACGCACCGAAGAAGATCGCCATCACCACCAAGCTGACCGGTGCCTGTGTCCAGTGCCACCCCGGTCCGCAGGAGCAGCTCACCAAGTTCCAGAGCAAGCATACCAAGGTTGCCTGCACCAAGTGCCACACCTCTCACGGCTATATCCCCTCCTGCTTCAACTGCCACAAGCCGCATCACGAGGGGCAGAAGCTCGATACCTGCACCAAGTGTCACCCGGTGCACCGGCCGCTGCAGATCACCTATGAGAAGGATACCCCTGCCGTTACCTGCGGTTCGTGCCACAAGAAGGCCTTCGGCGATTGGAAGAAGACCCCCAGCAAGCACGGCAAGGTCAACTGCGCCGTCTGCCACCATGGCAAGCACAAGTACGTGCCCAAGTGCACCGAGTGCCACCCGGCACCGCACGCCAAGGGTATTCTGGACCGTTACCCGAACTGCCTGACCTGCCATATCAACGTCCACGACCTGCCGGTAGGAGCGAAGAAGTAG